The following proteins are co-located in the Aquarana catesbeiana isolate 2022-GZ linkage group LG02, ASM4218655v1, whole genome shotgun sequence genome:
- the LOC141129680 gene encoding histone H1.5-like, with product MTETESAPAAAPPAEPAAKKKPAKKAAAGGAKKGSKKPSGPSVSELLVKAVAASKERSGVSLSALKKVLAAGGYDVDKNNSRLKIAIRGLVTKGTLVQVKGHGASGSFKINKKQEDKAAGAKKSTKKPSAAAKSPKKPAAKKPAKSPKKKTTTKAPTAAKSPKKAAKKPAKKPAAAKAKKVTKSPKKPKAAAKPKKVAKSPAKKAAKPKTAAKPKKAAPKKK from the coding sequence ATGACGGAGACTGAGAGCGCCCCAGCCGCCGCTCCTCCTGCGGAGCCCGCCGCCAAGAAGAAGCCGGCCAAGAAGGCGGCAGCCGGAGGAGCCAAGAAAGGCAGCAAGAAGCCGTCCGGTCCCAGCGTGTCCGAGCTCCTCGTCAAAGCCGTGGCCGCTTCCAAAGAGCGCAGCGGGGTCTCCCTGTCCGCCCTCAAGAAGGTCCTGGCCGCCGGAGGATACGATGTGGACAAGAACAACAGCCGCCTCAAGATCGCCATCAGGGGGCTGGTGACTAAGGGGACCCTCGTCCAGGTCAAAGGACATGGCGCCTCCGGATCCTTCAAGATCAACAAGAAGCAGGAGGACAAGGCGGCAGGCGCCAAGAAAAGCACCAAGAAGCCATCGGCTGcggccaagtcccccaagaagccggccgccaagaagccagccaagtcccccaagaagaagACCACCACCAAAGCCCCCACCGCAGCCAAGAGCCCCAAGAAGGCCGCCAAGAAACCCGCAAAAAAGCCTGCAGCTGCCAAAGCCAAGAAGGTGACAAAGAGCCCCAAGAAGCCCAAAGCTGCAGCCAAGCCGAAAAAAGTCGCCAAGAGTCCGGCTAAGAAGGCGGCTAAACCCAAGACAGCAGCCAAGCCCAAGAAGGCCGCTCCAAAGAAGAAATAA